CACGGACCCCCAGCATAATGCGAGCCGACAGGTTCCCGCAAACCCGTGCACGGTCATGCCAAAACGCACCCTGCGCAGGATATGCACCGCTTGTAAATATTTACGGGCCGGTCAGCCGGGCCCAAATTTATATTCCGGATTACTTCTCGTAGCGCATTTTAATGCAGTTCAGACGGACAAACACGGCAGCTCGAGGATTCGGAAGCcgattactttttctttttgcagtATCACAAATTCGATTCTGCAATATTTCGGACGTTGAGTAAGACAGATTAAATCCTTTTCGATATGCTCGCATCTTTCGACGATTCAATTTCTCGACCACGACTTGAGCCACGTGTACCAACTGTACAAATAACAAGCCGTGGGAGTGTCAATCAGAAACTTGATCACGCGTGATAAATAAACGTGTTTACCGAACCGTAAAACagttcgataaattttcaactttcaaatcAAGAATATATGATCTCATCGATCGATATGTTATACTAAATACGACGTCGAAGagaatattattatcgtttcTCACTATCGGTTTTAACGATCTTCGAACACatgttaataaataattcccAACCAATGTATGACAATCGAAGAACATCCggacgtgaaaaaatatcccTCGTTACACCTGCTTTTTAATTTTGCAACGACGTTACGTTTCAAGGACCGAGTGTCTGGTaatttgaaacgtttttcacgttttaatatcaagtataaaattaaataaatcgttGAAAACCGTATCGATCGGCGTTAAAATGACAACCGCTTGAATCTCAGTGGTGAAGAAATAATCGATCCTTGAGATCGCAAGCGTTCGTAAAACCCAACCTAAAACTAACCTCGGGCAAACCTCGGAGGCTTGGACAGGTTcttaaaaactgtttttttttttccccgcagGAGTCGGTCGGGTTGGGGACGCGGCCGTGACGTGggataatttcaataaaaagataattaccgctgggtgaaaaaaaactgtcgacCGTTTTTACGATCCTCGGCGTCGCGGCGCGGCGAAGAAAAGAGTATCGAAAACTAAGCGGCAGTGCATAACGTACCGAGCAATTCgcaaaaatagtaattttcgAACAATAAAGTGTGccgaatattaaaatttccgTCCAAAACTTGCTCAAAGTCCTATCTGAGGCATGAATTGAGTAATTGAAGAGATCAGAGTTGGAATTGAGGAGAGCGGAACTTTTATAAAAGAGTATGAATGGTACAGTGGCCATAAATGGCGCCTTATGTTAAACATGGAAAGTTtcgaagataaaaattgtggGCATCGGTAGATGGAGAAAGGTCGGTTTGACCCTCGGCCAAAGCGAAGGAAGAGggcttctcctcctcctcctcatcctcctcctcctccttctacTCCTCTTGCACAGCGAAGTGGTCCCTGACCTGCCTGAACCTTACTGGAACAGGGAGTGAAAAGAACTAAAATATCTCTGGAGGCTAATTACGAGAGGTTGGACCTGAGGCGCAAACCACCCGAGCGCATGACCGAGATTAATTATTCTCGAAGAGCTCTTCTCTGATGATGCAGAGAGCGACAAGTCTGCTCGGGTCTGCCAAAGTGATCCGAGTACTGGCAACTTCACGGAATATAAAAGGCGGTCAAGCATGGGGCTTGAAGAAAACAACGCGGAACTGAACCGAGCGGGAATTCACTTGGGGATCAAGTCGATCACTTGGATTCATCGGTAACGTTGACATCCGAGTGATTGTACCAAGTCATTTCCATTGATCTTCACGGATTGGACAGAATCACAGGGACTCGTGACGAACCGTTGGAAATCACTCGTTAAACTGGAAGAGTGAACGCAAGCACTTGACAAGGTAGAATTCCATGTAAACTACTCAGCATCGATTAAGACCATTTATCGATCGCTGAACGACTTGCGCCATTTGATTCCAAGCGATTGTCGGTGATTTCCACTGTGATTTCCACTAACATCGAACGATTCTTCTTGGTTTCAAAGAACACGCGTAAAGTCAATTCGCAATGTAATTTCCAACGGTCGAAGGAGCGTCCCCTCGAATCGGATCGAGAAAACACCCCAAAGAAAGTCCAGCCCTCGACCTGTTTCGACAGGTCTCTTTTTTCGGCCGTAGGGCGAAAGCGTGTCGAGACTCGCAGCAAGGGATCTTCCTCGACCATCTTCGGGTAAGCCATCAGCTCCCGGGTGAATTTTCTCCTGATTTAGTCGGGGGTGGGGCGAACGGGGTGGCGAGTCTCTGCCGGGGTGGACTTGAGCGAAGAACGCGGGGGGAGCCGAGGACGACGGCAGATGGTCGACGTGGACCCTGGGAAGCTCGGAACACGGAGAGTTCCCACAGCCAAGGCGCACCTGCCTCCCCCACCAGCTACCCCGTGACGTCACAGGGCTCTATATAACCGGCGGGGTGGCTGGACCAGAGCACATTCGCTGACAAGCCTCAGACGAGACGAGACTAGCTCCGAAAATTCGgtataacagaaaaaaaacaaacgcgCTGCGAATTAAAACGACATCGCAACTTTACGTACACAGTAGTAAACGCTCTGAAGTGTGACGGTATATAGAGACACGGTGTGCgagagtatatatatacatatatatataaaaacaacaacaacgacgacaAAGAAAATGGCGGCAACAACGATCAACAGCCACGTGTTCGAGTGCGATAACGAGCTGAACGACAATCTGTACAACATCAAGTTGTCGACCAGCAATAAGCAGACCTCAAGTGCTCGACGAGTAAAGAAGATCCTGAAGCCGCTTTTGAGACTGCTCAAGAAGTCCGGAGGCGGTAAGAAGAGCGCCAAATCGCTCAAGGGACAGCAGAGGGCTCAGCCTCAGGTGGAGGTCTTCACCGAGGAGGTCGACAACCAGAACAATGCCAACGAGGCCCTGGAACAGCGACTTCTAGCCGGCCTGGAAGAGGCCGAGGAGGGAGCAGCCATCACCGTTTGCCTCGATGGTCAGATGACCGTCGTTCCCGTGGTTCCCGGACAGTGTTACGTTCCCGTTCACTTCGCCCAC
The Neodiprion fabricii isolate iyNeoFabr1 chromosome 1, iyNeoFabr1.1, whole genome shotgun sequence DNA segment above includes these coding regions:
- the LOC124188086 gene encoding enhancer of split malpha protein-like yields the protein MAATTINSHVFECDNELNDNLYNIKLSTSNKQTSSARRVKKILKPLLRLLKKSGGGKKSAKSLKGQQRAQPQVEVFTEEVDNQNNANEALEQRLLAGLEEAEEGAAITVCLDGQMTVVPVVPGQCYVPVHFAHTHAGDFYWTTISLADSDLCYKERAFSQNQQPEMQVA